From the Solanum stenotomum isolate F172 chromosome 4, ASM1918654v1, whole genome shotgun sequence genome, one window contains:
- the LOC125863270 gene encoding mediator of RNA polymerase II transcription subunit 20a-like — protein MPIKWVLHWQPNAGTTVNTQILTEVSQCVESINGVKEGRWKDTLSFYKPMLRVEQANSLEFPRDFLGISLQEQPNKYYMVIRGQRLIIEAESSIQTIMEKLQSYKTRVALNFEGFQYQLGDFQLRVGKVVTIHSENLRGIVMEMEYLPISSWETSHQIMGEFFDIWQEALGKRSLPGHFVHVEPNFSEYGLSDQYTSQHTAVQYASIMAQMIATAQSSQPMRN, from the exons ATGCCAATCAAATG GGTTTTGCACTGGCAGCCAAATGCAGGGACAACAGTCAACACTCAAATACTGACAGAAGTATCTCAATGTGTTGAGAGCATTAATGGTGTTAAAGAAGGAAGGTGGAAAGATACTCTTAGTTTCTATAAACCCATGCTTAGAG tcgAGCAAGCAAATTCACTGGAGTTTCCCCGAGATTTTCTGGGGATTTCACTTCAAGAACAGCCCAACAAGTATTACATGGTAATTAGAGGGCAACGGTTGATCATTGAAGCAGAGTCATCAATTCAGACGATAATGGAGAAGTTGCAGTCATACAAAACGAGGGTTGCACTTAATTTTGAG GGGTTTCAGTATCAACTTGGTGACTTTCAGCTGCGAGTGGGAAAAGTTGTTACAATACACTCTGAGAACTTGAGGGGAATAGTTATGGAG atGGAGTATCTTCCGATATCCTCATGGGAGACATCGCACCAAATTATGGGTGAATTCTTCGACATATGGCAGGAAGCTCTTGGAAAACGATCATTACCAGGTCATTTTGTGCACGTTGAACCAAATTTTTCAGAGTATGGTCTCTCTGATCAATACACTTCACAGCACACAGCTGTACAGTATGCTAGCATCATGGCTCAAATGATAGCAACAGCTCAATCATCACAACCAATGAGAAATTAG
- the LOC125862234 gene encoding protein FIP1-like isoform X1, with the protein MSTEIHSSLISESPDENSLFMDVLHEAPLSGHRKPTTLIGSIFYCFLLASFAVLAVGATWIFHPIKGLVFPLLCSCNVALLVVTGIFQQYLVYQVKKIRLQGYYIFSQKLKHIIRLPFATIAYGTAAMLLVMVWDPHIGILSMLTLFRIVMLTEVVCVSSFMTVYIGCVHQYNSLDSQPDVLKSLYSPLQPSSSLEGLRYQDGGRLSDQQMALLQYQQENIHFLGEEILRLQETLSKFERSNDGTAPQVDLAHLLATRDQELRTLKAEMNQLQSELRLARSIVEEKDAEIQRIRNANNQYVEENERLRAILGEWSSRAAKLERALELERMSNLELQKKITTLKIQMRE; encoded by the exons ATGTCAACGGAAATacattcttctttaatttcagaATCACCAGACGAAAACAGTCT GTTCATGGACGTACTGCATGAAGCACCTCTATCCGGTCATAGGAAGCCTACGACCCTCATTGGGAGTATTTTCTACTGTTTCTTATTGGCAA GCTTTGCTGTTTTGGCGGTGGGAGCTACATGGATATTTCACCCGATAAAAGGATTAGTGTTCCCACTTCTTTGCAGCTGTAATGTTGCCCTCCTTGTTGTCACAG GCATTTTTCAGCAATATTTGGTCTATCAAGTCAAGAAAATACGGTTACAG GGGTACTATATTTTCAGCCAGAAACTGAAGCATATTATTCGCCTACCATTTGCTACAATCGCATATG GAACCGCTGCGATGCTGCTTGTCATGGTTTGGGACCCACATATTGGCATCCTCTCTATGTTGACACTATTCAG GATCGTCATGCTGACGGAAGTAGTATGTGTTAGTTCTTTCATGACAGTCTATATTG GTTGCGTTCACCAGTACAATTCATTGGATTCCCAGCCCGATGTTTTAAAGTCACTTTATTCTCCACTTCAACCATCAAGTTCTCTGGAAGGTTTGAGGTAC CAGGACGGTGGTCGACTGTCAGATCAGCAGATGGCGTTGTTGCAATATCAGCAAGAAAATATACACTTTTTGGGTGAGGAG ATTCTTAGACTGCAAGAAACCTTAAGCAAATTCGAAAGGTCTAATGATGGGACTGCACCTCAG GTAGATCTTGCTCACCTGTTGGCAACTCGAGATCAAGAGTTACGTACACTCAAAGCTGAG ATGAATCAATTACAATCTGAGCTGAGGCTTGCTCGATCTATTGTAGAGGAGAAGGATGCCGAGATTCAGCGTATTCGCAATGCAAACAATCAG TATGTAGAAGAAAACGAGAGACTCAGAGCTATTCTGGGAGAATGGAGCAGCCGAGCAGCTAAG CTCGAACGTGCTTTGGAGCTGGAAAGGATGTCAAACTTGGAACTGCAGAAAAAAATAACCACACTGAAGATTCAAATGCGTGAATAG
- the LOC125862234 gene encoding protein FIP1-like isoform X2, which yields MDVLHEAPLSGHRKPTTLIGSIFYCFLLASFAVLAVGATWIFHPIKGLVFPLLCSCNVALLVVTGIFQQYLVYQVKKIRLQGYYIFSQKLKHIIRLPFATIAYGTAAMLLVMVWDPHIGILSMLTLFRIVMLTEVVCVSSFMTVYIGCVHQYNSLDSQPDVLKSLYSPLQPSSSLEGLRYQDGGRLSDQQMALLQYQQENIHFLGEEILRLQETLSKFERSNDGTAPQVDLAHLLATRDQELRTLKAEMNQLQSELRLARSIVEEKDAEIQRIRNANNQYVEENERLRAILGEWSSRAAKLERALELERMSNLELQKKITTLKIQMRE from the exons ATGGACGTACTGCATGAAGCACCTCTATCCGGTCATAGGAAGCCTACGACCCTCATTGGGAGTATTTTCTACTGTTTCTTATTGGCAA GCTTTGCTGTTTTGGCGGTGGGAGCTACATGGATATTTCACCCGATAAAAGGATTAGTGTTCCCACTTCTTTGCAGCTGTAATGTTGCCCTCCTTGTTGTCACAG GCATTTTTCAGCAATATTTGGTCTATCAAGTCAAGAAAATACGGTTACAG GGGTACTATATTTTCAGCCAGAAACTGAAGCATATTATTCGCCTACCATTTGCTACAATCGCATATG GAACCGCTGCGATGCTGCTTGTCATGGTTTGGGACCCACATATTGGCATCCTCTCTATGTTGACACTATTCAG GATCGTCATGCTGACGGAAGTAGTATGTGTTAGTTCTTTCATGACAGTCTATATTG GTTGCGTTCACCAGTACAATTCATTGGATTCCCAGCCCGATGTTTTAAAGTCACTTTATTCTCCACTTCAACCATCAAGTTCTCTGGAAGGTTTGAGGTAC CAGGACGGTGGTCGACTGTCAGATCAGCAGATGGCGTTGTTGCAATATCAGCAAGAAAATATACACTTTTTGGGTGAGGAG ATTCTTAGACTGCAAGAAACCTTAAGCAAATTCGAAAGGTCTAATGATGGGACTGCACCTCAG GTAGATCTTGCTCACCTGTTGGCAACTCGAGATCAAGAGTTACGTACACTCAAAGCTGAG ATGAATCAATTACAATCTGAGCTGAGGCTTGCTCGATCTATTGTAGAGGAGAAGGATGCCGAGATTCAGCGTATTCGCAATGCAAACAATCAG TATGTAGAAGAAAACGAGAGACTCAGAGCTATTCTGGGAGAATGGAGCAGCCGAGCAGCTAAG CTCGAACGTGCTTTGGAGCTGGAAAGGATGTCAAACTTGGAACTGCAGAAAAAAATAACCACACTGAAGATTCAAATGCGTGAATAG
- the LOC125862232 gene encoding acetylserotonin O-methyltransferase-like codes for MEKQTNGKTRTNDEKKIQESHEAQANMWKFVFGFTEMAVIKCAIELGIADFLEKNQEPISLNQLSIALGCCSSSLYRILRFLINRGIFKETSTKSGYVQTPLSRLLIKESENSMAAFVLFESSPVMLASWHNLSARISSKDNSMSSFEAAHGKDVWKYAEADPKHSNLLNNAMACDARIAVSAIIDGCPEIFEGVNTVVDVGGGDGTTLRLLVEAFPWINGINFDQPHVASVAPHAIGVVHVGGDMFNYVPKADVAFLMWVLHDWSDEECIQILTKCREAIPQDNGKVIILEAIIGEKEENIIRGSTNKKLKDVGLMLDMVMMAHTSNGKERTTKEWAYVLNEAGFNRHTISHINAVQSVIQAYPS; via the exons ATGGAGAAACAAACAAATGGAAAAACAAGAacaaatgatgaaaaaaaaattcaagaatctcatGAAGCACAAGCAAATATGTGGAAATTTGTGTTTGGTTTCACAGAAATGGCTGTGATTAAATGTGCCATTGAATTAGGAATTGctgattttttggaaaaaaatcaaGAACCTATTAGCCTAAATCAACTTTCTATTGCACTTGGTTGTTGTTCTTCTTCCCTCTATCGTATCCTAAG GTTCTTGATCAACCGTGGAATATTCAAGGAGACATCAACCAAAAGCGGCTATGTTCAAACGCCTCTTTCCCGCCTTCTCATTAAAGAAAGCGAGAATAGCATGGCTGCTTTCGTGCTATTTGAAAGCAGCCCTGTGATGTTGGCATCGTGGCACAATCTTAGTGCACGTATTTCATCAAAGGACAATAGTATGTCCTCCTTTGAAGCAGCTCATGGAAAGGATGTCTGGAAGTACGCGGAAGCTGATCCTAAACACAGTAACCTCTTGAACAACGCAATGGCGTGTGACGCTAGGATAGCCGTATCTGCGATTATCGACGGTTGCCCCGAGATATTCGAGGGGGTGAACACGGTGGTTGATGTTGGTGGCGGTGATGGAACAACACTTAGATTATTGGTGGAGGCTTTTCCTTGGATTAATGGGATTAATTTTGATCAACCTCATGTTGCTTCTGTTGCACCTCATGCTATTGGTGTTGTACATGTTGGAGGTGACATGTTTAATTATGTTCCCAAAGCTGATGTTGCCTTCCTCATG TGGGTTTTACATGATTGGAGTGATGAAGAATGCATACAAATATTAACAAAGTGTAGAGAAGCAATTCCACAAGATAATGGGAAAGTGATAATATTGGAAGCAATAAttggtgaaaaagaagaaaatattataagaGGATCAACTAATAAGAAGCTCAAAGATGTTGGTTTAATGTTGGATATGGTGATGATGGCTCACACAAGCAATGGAAAAGAGAGAACTACAAAAGAGTGGGCTTATGTTTTGAATGAAGCTGGATTTAATAGACACACAATTAGTCACATTAATGCTGTTCAATCTGTTATTCAAGCTTATCCTTCTTGA